ATACTCGATGAACCAACCACCGGGCTTGACCCATATTCCCGCCGCCTCGTCTGGCAAAAACTTGATACCCTGCGCCAGCAAGGAACAACACTACTGCTGACCACCCATTATATGGAAGAGGCGGAAAGACTCTGCGACCGCGTAGCACTGATTGATAATGGCGAACTCATCGCGCTGGACACTCCCGCGAATTTAATCCAGCACCACCAGTGTCAGACACTGGAAGAAGTCTATTTGACACTTACCGGGAGGCCGCTTGTACGCTGATATCATTGGCATGATCAGAGTTTGGCGGCGACACTTCAAGGTCTACCGCAAACGATATTTTTCGAGCGTCACGCTTAATTTCGTCGAACCCATACTCTATCTGCTGGCCATGGGGCTTGGCCTTGGTGGATATATCCGCGAAATCGATGGGCTCCCTTATACTCACTTTCTCGCACCCGGCATTATCCTTTCATCGGCAGCATTTGCCGCAACCTTCGAGTGCACGTATGGATCGTATGTCAGAATGACATTCCAAAAGAACTTTGACGCACTCCTTTCGACCCCCATCACTATTCGTGGCGTTGTCGGTGGCGAAATCCTGTGGGGTGCCACTAAAAGTCTGATCTACGGAACGATAATTGCCATTGTCGTTACCCTCGCAGGGCTTATCAGCTCGCCATGGCTTATGGCACTCGCCCCAGTCATTTTTCTCGCGGGAGTCATCTTTGCGTCACTTGCCCTGATTGTCACCGCGGTGATACCTGGCATCGACCAATTCAATTATTATTTCACCCTTGTGATGACCCCTATGTATCTTTTTTCAGGCATCTTTTTCCCGCTTCACGCCATGCCCGATGTTGTGCAGATGGTGGCATACTTTACCCCGCTCTATCACGCCGTCGCTATCTCACGCGCCCTTGCCAGCGGAGCGCTTGAACTGGCCGTTGCGGGACACCTGTTCGCTATGCTTGTCATGGTAAGCATCACCGTGCCGCTGGCCTACACTCTTATTCGTCGTCGTTTGATTGGAAGTGTATAAGGTAGCTAATCCCCCCAGGAAATAGTATTCAAGTGGAGTAGAATTTTCTATCATACTTGGTAATGAAATTTTACGATGAAGAAACGATTCAGCGAAACCAGATAGATGTAACTTTGAAACCATGACCTAAGCCAATTTTTCTTATTTCGCCCTATCCTCCCGCTCTGTTTTTCATTTGATATAATATTGCAAATGCGCCCATTTTAGGCGCTTTTTTTGCATTTGCCATCACATCAATGAAATGTTATATTTCATTGGATGTGATGGCGAGCAGCTAACCAGACTCACAATAAGGACATTTTCATGAACTACCCACTTATTCGCAAACAACTCGAAAGTTATCTGAGATTCGAAACAGGTCACTCGCCACGCAGCGTCCATAAATATCTTTTAGAATTTGACCGGCTTATTCTTTACCTCAACGAGTACAGCGTCGCATTGGATCAGGTTGACCAAAGGGTGTTGCGGGGATATATGTCACAACGCGCTAACGAATTGAACCGTCTGACGTATGCTAATATCGTTGCGTTACTGAAAACTATTTTTAGTTATCTTGATTATGATGAGCTCGTGGTCGGCAACCCCGCGCAGCACCTCAAATCACCCAAAGGGATCAACAGACGGCAAATACCGGTATTTTTGACTGCCGAGCAGCAAGCGCTCTTGCGTAACTACTTAACAAGCCTGAAAAGAAATTTTACCAACGACCGTGATCACACGTTATTTGCGTTGTTCCTGTATACCGGCATGCGTACTTCCGAAGCATGCACCTTGCTGCGTAGCGCCTATCATCAACAACTTGGTGCGATTCAAATCACGCGCAAAGGGGGAAAAGAGCAAATCCTTCCTCTCGCACCGCAGCTTGAAGAGGCGCTTCAAACCTACTGGTTGCCGCACATGGCGGCGATCAACTCACCGTTTTTTCTTTCTCGTTTACAGGGGCAACAACTGACGCCGTATTTGATTTGGCAAAGAATTTCGACACATCTCAATAAGGCGGGTATTATTCTCCCCAAAAAACGGGGTGCACATGCTTTGCGTCATACTTTTGCTTCAAATCTCGTGCGCAAAGGGGTTAATCTTATTGAAATACAACAGTTGCTAGGTCATTCCGATATTTCCATTACGCAAATTTATACCCATACCACCGCCGAAGGGTTGCGCGACGCCATCAAAAAGCTGGATTAACTCCAGCGCATGTCAGTAAATCCGTGCACTTTCCACCACGCATTGGCTTGCGAAAAATGGCGGCAACCAAAAAAACCGCGGTACGATGAAAGTGGCGAGGGGTGAGGCGCTTTCAGCACGAGATGACCATCCGTATTGATGGCAGATATTTTTTGCTGAGCATACTTTCCCCAAGCGAAGATAACGAGATGCTCTTTTTGCTGGCACACGGCGCGCAAAATTCCATCGGTAATTTCTTCCCATCCTTGATTTTTGTGCGACAAAGGCTTGTTATGTTGAACGGTTAGAATGGTGTTTAGCAAGAGAATGCCTTGTTTTGACCAGTGACATAAGTTGCCATGCGGTGGTCGTTCAATATGCAAATCGTCAGCGAGTTCACGAAAAATATTATCCAAAGAGGGTGGAATTTTCTGGCCTTCTGGAACAGAAAATGCCAATCCGTGCGCTTGATGTGGCTGATGATACGGGTCTTGTCCAATAATAATTCCACGAATCGCAGACCACGGCGTCTCATGTAGTGCGGCAAAATAGGTATCCTGTGATGGGTAGATATGGTGCCCACTGTCTTTTTCATTTTGCAAAAAAATATCGAGTTTTTTTGATGTTGGCAGATGCAGCAATGGGTCAAGAATCTGGAGCCACTCATGTTGAAGTTCGCGTAAACCGTGTCGTAAATGCATTCGATCACTCCTTGGCTTGACATGTTCAGTTGCTCCTTTATTATGACTTGCAGTCATTGTGCAATAGGTTTTTCGCCGCACGCCGATGCGATCTTTTCCTGAAGGGTGCCAACATGAAACAGCTACAGGTATTATTTCTCGCGAGCGAAGTGGA
This sequence is a window from Chrysiogenes arsenatis DSM 11915. Protein-coding genes within it:
- the ung gene encoding uracil-DNA glycosylase, with translation MHLRHGLRELQHEWLQILDPLLHLPTSKKLDIFLQNEKDSGHHIYPSQDTYFAALHETPWSAIRGIIIGQDPYHQPHQAHGLAFSVPEGQKIPPSLDNIFRELADDLHIERPPHGNLCHWSKQGILLLNTILTVQHNKPLSHKNQGWEEITDGILRAVCQQKEHLVIFAWGKYAQQKISAINTDGHLVLKAPHPSPLSSYRGFFGCRHFSQANAWWKVHGFTDMRWS
- a CDS encoding ABC transporter permease, producing the protein MYADIIGMIRVWRRHFKVYRKRYFSSVTLNFVEPILYLLAMGLGLGGYIREIDGLPYTHFLAPGIILSSAAFAATFECTYGSYVRMTFQKNFDALLSTPITIRGVVGGEILWGATKSLIYGTIIAIVVTLAGLISSPWLMALAPVIFLAGVIFASLALIVTAVIPGIDQFNYYFTLVMTPMYLFSGIFFPLHAMPDVVQMVAYFTPLYHAVAISRALASGALELAVAGHLFAMLVMVSITVPLAYTLIRRRLIGSV
- a CDS encoding tyrosine-type recombinase/integrase; this translates as MNYPLIRKQLESYLRFETGHSPRSVHKYLLEFDRLILYLNEYSVALDQVDQRVLRGYMSQRANELNRLTYANIVALLKTIFSYLDYDELVVGNPAQHLKSPKGINRRQIPVFLTAEQQALLRNYLTSLKRNFTNDRDHTLFALFLYTGMRTSEACTLLRSAYHQQLGAIQITRKGGKEQILPLAPQLEEALQTYWLPHMAAINSPFFLSRLQGQQLTPYLIWQRISTHLNKAGIILPKKRGAHALRHTFASNLVRKGVNLIEIQQLLGHSDISITQIYTHTTAEGLRDAIKKLD